The Cryptomeria japonica chromosome 9, Sugi_1.0, whole genome shotgun sequence DNA segment GTCCCTGAATTGGCAGACACAATTCTTAAGAACAATAACTCTCAAACGCCTTTTGTAAATCTCAAAGGAGTTATGGTGCGATTCCTCTACCTGCTTTTACAATTTCTCAAAGTGCTATATGCTACAAgcgaagtgtatatatatatatatatatagatatatactgttgatcaatttataattttatgtatttaaaaaatattaGTTACCATTtaaatttgaagaattatttatttatttaaaatgtattttggACAGTTGATTGTTTTAGTATACATTATagaatatttttatgattttaatttcaGAATTGTgtaatttgttgttgttgttttttttcgATAAGTTTGatatcatatttaaaaaaatattttattgttttattattgatAATAGTATTTTTTTCCTTCTACTATAAATGATATATATTCACAAATCATTAGAAATATttaacaaatcaaaatttatgttgaTATAGATTGGAAATGGATTAATGAACTTTGAGATGGATCATTGCGGGATGGTTGACTATCTATGGTCACACGCATTAATGTCAGACGAAGACTATGCAAATGAGCGTTGTATTGCATCTAATTCAAGCTATCAAACTCAAAGTCGCACAATTCAGTCACAACCAAAATCAGATTGGGGAGAGATAAACATCTATAATATATATGCACCACTTTGTCCTTCCCATCCTAACCCCATATGGAAATATTCAACTTTAGGATCTTCTACTTTCACTGTAAGAAATAAATGTCATTAAGTAGACTCGTGTTTTCTCAAGAATATTTCAGCATATTGTTTTTTGAATAGTAGTAATGTTGGTTCATATGATAAAGTTTACAAAATATAAAGAATTGTTAGATTGTCTCTATTGCAGATTGATGCATCTATGGATGGATTAGATGGATTTGATCCATGTACTCCTGCTTATGTACAAACATATCTTAACACGCATGTAGTGCAAAATGCTCTGCATGCAAATGTGACAAGCTTGCCTTATGCATGGGATGAGTGCAAGTATGATTATATATGAGACTACTtggattaaatatatttatttgataTTAGGTTTATGAcatagaaaatcatcatctaaactATAATTTTATCATCTTTTTCTTAAAcagttttgaaataaataaaaattacaacaTCTCTGTAATCACAATGCTCCCAATATATCAAAGAATGATGACATCAAGACTGAGAATACTAGTCTACAGGTATTACAAGGGATAAACACATTATTTTGGAAAATGTTACTAATAATATATTTTGGATTGTGTTAGCTAATGACATACACTTTTGTTGCAGTGGCGATGTAGATGCATCAGTCCCAGTGACTGGTACACGATATTCTATTAATGCATTAAAGCTTCCAATTGAGAAAGAATGGTATCCATGgatgaatggagatattgaagtgGGGGGTTATAGTGTCATTTACAAAGGCTTGATATTTGCAACTGTAAGAGGAGCGGGACATGAAGTACCTAGCTATCAACCATCTAGAGCCTTGACCATGACCAAATACTTTTTAGCTAACAAGCCTCTACCATCGTAGCAATCCCATATTTATACATTACCATtgttgtttaaattatttaataactaTTATTAATTTTTTACTATTAGAAAAGTTTGTTAAAGATGGTATTCCATTaatttttctttatttaaaaattgaagatttgaaaatattttatttatttgatttgttATGAGTCAAAACTTGGAGAGAAAAAACTATAA contains these protein-coding regions:
- the LOC131052574 gene encoding serine carboxypeptidase-like 26 yields the protein MKNLIALLLILLFALLVDHSHQFSRHRALSQFLARRRSAVESPTHEWIAPSVNFDHIYPQDGLQENDKITSLPGQPSNVTFAQYSGYVTVDSKAGRALFYYFAEATQDPSSKPLLLWLNGGPGCSSFGFWAMTELGPFRVQRDNTTLTSNPYAWNQVANTLFLDSPAGVGFSYSNTTSDYDNANDLNTARDAYTFLLNWFERFPQYKNREFYIAGESYAGFYVPELADTILKNNNSQTPFVNLKGVMIGNGLMNFEMDHCGMVDYLWSHALMSDEDYANERCIASNSSYQTQSRTIQSQPKSDWGEINIYNIYAPLCPSHPNPIWKYSTLGSSTFTIDASMDGLDGFDPCTPAYVQTYLNTHVVQNALHANVTSLPYAWDECNFEINKNYNISVITMLPIYQRMMTSRLRILVYSGDVDASVPVTGTRYSINALKLPIEKEWYPWMNGDIEVGGYSVIYKGLIFATVRGAGHEVPSYQPSRALTMTKYFLANKPLPS